A genomic segment from Candidatus Poribacteria bacterium encodes:
- a CDS encoding 3' terminal RNA ribose 2'-O-methyltransferase Hen1, translated as MLLTISTTYSPATDLGYLLHKHPARIQSFGLAFGQAHVFYPEACAETCTAALLLDVDPVGLVRRPHGQFSENFALAEYVSDRPYVASSFLSVAIARVFSSALSGKCKERPELVETEIPLKAKLSILPCRGGEKLLRRLFEPLGYTVGAERYMLDPQFPDWGQSRYFTVTLENTCQLSELLTHLYVLMPVLDDEKHYWVGEAEIEKLLKHGNDWLAGHPEQESIVRRYLKHQRRLTHEALAQLREEDAQETDEASQAHKEEQIEERISLNEVRLAAVTEVLKTCGAKRVLDLGCGEGKLLRKLLAEKQFEEIFGMDVSHHVLKIAQDRLHYDRLPEKQKKRLHLF; from the coding sequence ATGCTATTAACAATATCAACCACATATTCTCCTGCGACCGATCTTGGTTATTTGTTACATAAACACCCCGCGCGAATTCAATCCTTTGGGCTTGCCTTTGGTCAGGCACATGTCTTTTACCCGGAGGCGTGTGCCGAAACGTGCACGGCAGCCCTGCTTCTTGATGTTGATCCGGTTGGACTTGTTCGCCGTCCGCACGGGCAATTTTCGGAAAATTTCGCGTTGGCGGAGTACGTTAGTGATCGTCCTTATGTTGCTTCGTCGTTTTTGAGTGTAGCGATCGCACGGGTATTTAGTAGTGCGTTATCGGGCAAGTGCAAAGAACGTCCAGAACTTGTGGAAACAGAGATCCCTTTAAAGGCAAAATTATCCATCTTGCCATGCCGCGGTGGCGAAAAATTATTGCGCCGACTTTTTGAACCTCTGGGTTATACAGTAGGCGCAGAACGATATATGTTAGACCCACAATTCCCAGATTGGGGACAGAGCCGTTATTTTACGGTAACGCTGGAAAACACCTGTCAATTGAGCGAACTCCTCACGCATCTTTATGTTTTGATGCCAGTGCTTGACGACGAAAAGCACTACTGGGTGGGTGAGGCAGAGATCGAAAAACTCTTAAAGCATGGCAATGATTGGCTCGCTGGGCATCCGGAACAGGAATCGATTGTTCGTCGTTACTTGAAACATCAACGTCGATTGACGCATGAGGCACTCGCCCAATTGCGCGAGGAAGATGCTCAAGAGACTGACGAGGCAAGTCAAGCACATAAAGAGGAACAGATTGAAGAACGTATCTCTCTGAACGAAGTCCGTTTGGCTGCGGTCACCGAAGTCCTTAAGACGTGTGGTGCGAAACGCGTTCTTGATTTAGGATGCGGTGAGGGAAAACTTCTTCGTAAATTATTGGCTGAAAAGCAATTTGAAGAGATCTTTGGAATGGACGTTTCACATCACGTCCTGAAAATCGCACAAGATCGGCTCCATTACGATCGATTACCGGAAAAGCAGAAAAAACGCCTTCATCTATTCC